One region of Oryza sativa Japonica Group chromosome 10, ASM3414082v1 genomic DNA includes:
- the LOC4349159 gene encoding uncharacterized protein codes for MGIGRARWVALLVGLAAAAVVATLGASEGDADPLYRACVDECEKTGSLRETSVRHCQVPTDDHPADKSWYAHEPLYLQWKEWNCKSECRYHCMMERESEREQLGLGSVKYHGKWPMKRASVFQEPISAALSALSLLVQFNGWLSFFLLLSYKLPLRPETQMTYYEYTGLWHIYGLLAMNAWFWRAIYHSCDTVWTEKLYYSSFAAFIGYSLILAILRTLNLKDEASRVMVAAPILAFTTTHILYLNFYELDKGLNTKVCTAASLAQFLLWAVWAVMTKHPSCFKILFVIIGNVFSIVLETYDIPPRWGYVDGRVFCVAISIPLTYLWWKFAKEDAEMRTSTIIKKTR; via the exons aTGGGGATTGGCCGGGCGCGCTGGGTGGCGCTGCTTGTCGGCCTCGCGGCAGCGGCCGTGGTGGCGACGTTGGGTGCGTCCGAGGGCGACGCCGATCCGCTCTACAG AGCCTGTGTTGACGAATGCGAAAAGACGGGTTCCCTCCGAGAGACCTCCGTGAGGCACTGCCAAGTTCCAACTGATGACCATCCTGCTGATAAATCATGGTACGCACATGAACCATTGTACTTGCAGTGGAAAGAATGGAACTGCAAGAGTGAATGCAGATACCACTGTATGATGGAGAGGGAAAGTGAAAGGGAGCAACTTGGATTAGGGTCAGTTAAGTATCATGGCAAATGGCCTATGAAGCGTGCATCTGTGTTTCAG GAGCCTATTTCTGCTGCTCTTTCCGCGCTCTCTCTCCTTGTACAATTTAATGGGTGGCTATCTTTTTTCCTCCTGCTTTCTTACAAGCTGCCTCTTAGGCCTGAAACTCAAATGACATACTATGAATACACTGGCCTATGGCACATTTATGGTCTTCTGGCCATGAATGCATGGTTTTGGCGTGCCATCTATCACAGTTG TGATACAGTTTGGACAGAAAAGTTGTATTATTCATCATTTGCTGCTTTTATTGGGTACTCCCTTATCTTGGCAATATTGCGAACTCTAAATCTGAAGGATGAAGCTTCCAGAGTGATGGTGGCAGCTCCAATTCTGGCATTCACAACAACTCATATTTTGTATCTCAATTTCTATGAACTTGATAAAG gCCTAAACACAAAGGTTTGCACTGCTGCTAGCCTTGCTCAGTTCCTCCTATGGGCAGTATGGGCTGTCATGACAAAACATCCTTCATGTTTTAAGATCTTGTTTGTCATTATTGGAAACGTATTCTCAATAGTCTTGGAAACCTATGACATACCACCACGTTGGGGATATGTTGATGGCCGTGTATTTTGTGTTGCTATTTCTATTCCCCTCACATATCTCTGGTGGAAATTTGCCAAGGAAGACGCTGAGATGCGCACTTCAACAATCATCAAGAAAACAAGGTAG